Below is a genomic region from Telmatobacter sp. DSM 110680.
ATGTCCTGGGATTGCAAGGCCTGAGTGAGTTCGGAATACACGTCTTGCACCAGATCGAGAGCGTCTTCGTTTTCTCGGCTGCTGTCAGTCGGAGAAAGGCTTACTCTCATCTTCTGTCGCACGATGGCTTCAACGACATCCTTAACTGCCACGTACCAGTCTTGATCTGACGGGGAAGTCATGCGGCGATTATATGCGCGGTCATTTGAGAAATGGCTTCTCTGCGGACTACTTAGGCGGCAACAGCTCAAAGCCTGGTATTGGAGACGAGAACAATTACTTGAGCGGAACAATCGGTGACAGTGATTCGTATGGGATGCTTGATTTTGCTCAAACTGACGTTGGTAGCCCAACGTCGCGTTCTGAGAAGGAGTAGCAGGGAAATGCAAGATACGAACGAGAGTGAATCCAAATCGCCAGGACAGAAGTGTCCCCAATGCCATTCACGCGCTTTGGTCGTTCCGATCTACTACGGTCTTTTTCGAGAGATACCAGAAGAAGTGAGATCGGGGAATGCTGTGCTTGGCGGCTGCTGTCTTTCCGAAGAGGACTTTCGTTGCAAAAGGTGCGGACTTTCGTTCTACGCAGGCGAAGATGAATCGTCGTAAAAGACAGAGTTGTATTCTCTGAGCCGAAGCTTGTCCTCGAACTGGTAGTGGGTGACTGAAGCGTTTCTCACATCATTCTCTTTGTCTACTTGCAGATAGTCATCCTCACCCCAGCGCTCGAGCAAGGCTCGGAAACCGAGCACGACTACGCTGTGGCATACCACGACCACGTTGAGACCGCGACAGTCACGAACAATAGTGTCGAGAAACGACCTTGACCTCACTCCCTTGCCAGCAGGGCCGCATTGTTCAAATCGATCTGAGCGGAAATCGCAACTGCGCCAAAGTTATCCACCTCAGCGACAAGGCTTGATCTGCAATAAAGGACGTTATCGCGGATCATTTCTCCGGCAACCTGCAGGCAGTTGCCGCCGTCTCACCTGTCCGATTAGCCGATGTTACTTCCAGGTGAGCTGGATTTCTAAGTGAACATTGGCTGACATCGCGGGTACCTATTCAGCGGCGACATCATTCGAGGCTACGACCCCCGACAGCGTTGGGTCTGTTTCAGCGCGCTGCGCCCTCCCGCTTACAATGTCCTCGCAGTCATAAAAGGAGAAATACGTGCGGACTATCTCGAGGAGAACGTTTGTAAAGCAGGCGGGTATATGCGTAACCCTTGGTGAACTTCTCTTGTCGGCAGACAAGATGGCTTACGCGAACCCTCTCGGGCTTCCTATCTGCTGTCAGACCTGGCCGGTGCGCAGCATGATTGCGAATGATTTTCCCGGAACCCTCAAGCAGTTGGCGGCTGCAGGTTTTCAAGGCATTGAGATGTGCTCACCCGTGGGGTACGCCGACTCGGGCTTCGGAGGCCTGAGGAAATACAGCGGAAGGGAACTGCGATCCATCATTCAGGACGCGGGCCTGACCTGTGTAAGCAGCCATTTTTCACTCGATGAATTGCGCAAGGATCAAGACGGGCGCATTGCTTGGGCCAAAGACGTGGGGATGACGCAGATGCTGGTCGCCTCTCTCGGCGGCCCGAAGAATCCCACCATGGATGATGTGAAGCGCGCCGCGGAAGAATACGAGAAGATCGGCGAGCGTGCCGCGGCGGCAGGCGTTGTGCAGGGGCTTCACAACGAGGGTTTCGAATGCACGACGGTGGATGGCCAGCGGACATATGACCTGCTGTTCAAGCTTCTCGATCCAAAAGCTGTGCAGTTCCAGTTCCAGGTATCGACGATCAGCGAGGGATTTGACGCTGCTGAATATTTCTTGAAGTATCCAGGCCGATTCATCTCCATGCACGTGCAGGGATGGTCGGCGAAGACGCGCTCCATTGTGCCGGTTGGGCAGGGCACGCTCGACTGGAAGAAGATTTTTGCGGCGGCGAAGACTGGAGGCATCAAGAACTACTTCGTCGAAATGGACCTGCCTTTGATGAAAGCGTCCGTGCCATATCTTCACCAACTTCAGGTTTGACGGATTTGTATGACCGGGGCCGTTGCGGGAAGCCGCACACGACCTTGTACTTTGTAATGCGATGCGAAGCAGAAAGGCTCACAGATATGATGAATCGCCGCACGTTTCTTGAAACTGCATCCGCCTCCGCTTGTTTCACTATTCTTCCCAGGCATGTATTGGCGGGAAGCGGGGTCGTCCCTCCGAGCGACAAAATCACGGTTGCTCACATCGGCACTGGCACGGAGGGTCTCCGCGAGATGCCGAGATTGATGGCGGTTCCCGAGGTCCAGATTGTTGCCGTCTGTGACCCTTCAAAGCATGCGATCGGATACCGGGATTGGGGAACGGATGATCTTCTCAATGAACTGCGGACGGTCCTCGATAAGCCCGAATGGATGGCCGGAACCGAAGGAACTGTTCCCGGAGGCCGCGATGTAGCGAAGAACTTTGTCGAGACGTACTACGCGACTGAGCAGGGCGGCGCATTCAAGGGCTGCTCTGCGTATGCCGATTTCCGCGAGCTCCTCGACAAAGAAAAAGACGTCGATGCCGTCAAGATCATGACGCCGGATCATCTTCACGGCATCATCAGCATCGCCTGCATGAAGAGGGGCAAGCACGTCATTATGCATAAGCCCATCGCCAATCGATTGCGCGAAGCCAAACTGGTGATCGACACCGCACGAGAAACGGGTGTTGCCACGCACTTCATGCCGTGGGAAGCGAATGGATCGATGGATCAGGTGATGGCCTGGATCAACGGTGGGGCCATCGGCGATCTACGTGAAATCCATAATTGGACGAACCGTCCTGTGTGGCCACAGTACACCAGCGTTCCCACCGCGTCCACGCCTGTTCCGGAAGGCTTCGAGTGGGACTTGTGGCTGGGGCCTGAAGCCGAGCGGCCATATTCGCCGGACTACACGCACATGGTATTTCGCGGGTGGTATGACTTCGGCGGCGGTTCCATGGCGGATATGGGGCATTACAGCCTGTGGACGGTCTTCAATGCCTTGGAGTTGGGATCACCGATCAGCGTCGAACCCATGCTGACTCACACATGTGGGTTGAAGAACGGAATCGCGTATACAGTGAATAACGACTTCTCCTTTCCGACGGCCAGTACCGTCCGCTTCAAATATCCAGCAAGCGGGAAAAGACCTGCGGTGGACCTGGTGTGGTACGACGGCGGGATGCGTCCCCCGGCGCCGGAGCTTGAGATGGATAAGGAAGAGGTTCCGATCGAGGGCATGATGTTCGTCGGCAGCAAGGGAAAGATTCTGGCTGGCTTTCAGCTTGAAGATCCACATCTGATGCCGCAAGGAAGCATGCCGAAAGATCTGGTCACGCCAGTCAGGGGCCGAGGCCAACGCGGCGCCGTTCCGTCGGGGATGCGCCAGTGGATTGAAGCTGTGCGCGGCGGACCGCAATCGCCCTCAAGTTTCTTGAACGCGGGTCCAATTTCAGAGGCCGTTAACTTGTATGCGGTCGCACTGCGGACAGGCAAGAAGCTGCTTTACGACGGGCAATCCCAAAAGGTCACGAATGTGGCAGAGGCTGATAAATATCTGAGCCGTGAATACCGTAAGGGTTGGGATCCGCGAGCACTATGAGAATCGTTGCCCGGCCCTGTCGGCCCTCTGAAACGGGTCGCGCCAGCCAGATGCGATTTTCTTCAGCTCACCGAATTCCTACAGCAGAGCCGGATCGATTCGTCCAAGCTCTTGCTATGCAGGATCTCGGTAGCCTCCAAAACAGCGTGGAAGCAGTTCTCCTAGATCAGTTCCGCCGCCTGAACCCGCCCAACAGGTCAGAGAATGATATAAATCAGTTGCATCATAGAACTCGTGCTAATGGAATCCTAATGCCTGATCAATCCGCTCCTGAATCCCTCTCTCGCTCTTTCAATCGCCGCCGTTTTTTAAAAGCTGCCGGATCTGCGGCCATTCTTCCCGCCGCTCTTCGCAGCCTCGGAGCGCAAACACCGGCCACCTCGCCCAATAACCGCATCAATCTGGGTGTGATAGGCATGGGATGGCAAGGGCCCGGAAACACGGAAGCGTTTCTAACTTTGTCGGACTGCCAGGTCGTCGCAGCGTGCGATATTGATGCCAACCATCTGCAAGCTGCTGTCAAGAAGATTAATGACGCTTACGGGAACGAGGATTGTAAGGGCTATCACGATTATCGCGAGCTACTCGCTCGTGACGATATTGATGCCGTTATGATCGCCGTGCCCGACCACTGGCACGAGATCGTCGCCACTGAAGCCGCCCGGCGCAAAAAAGATATTTATGGCGAAAAGCCTCTGGCGCACACCATCGCCGAACAGCAATCTATCGTGCGCGCTGTCCAGCAGAATCGGATCATCTGGCAAATGGGGTCATGGCAGCGCTCTGTTCCCATGTTTCACAAAGCTGCGGAGATTGTTAGAAACGGGCTGATTGGAGATGTTACCCATGTCGAGGTCGGTCTGCCAGGCGGCAACTCAGACTTCGACGAAGTTGGGAAGAAAGCGCTCGCAGACTTGGCCTCAGGAGGGCAAAGCGTGGCGAGCCTGGAGCAGGTTGTGCAGGGCAGCCCGGCCTGGAATTTGCTCGTCACCGATCCCCCCAAGGAACTGGACTACGAGATGTGGATCGGTCCATCGAAGATGGAGCCGTACATCAGGGCTCGCTCGCACAAATCCTGGCGCTGGAACTACAACACGGGCGGTGGCGAACTTCTGGATTGGATCGGTCACCATTGCGATATTGCTCACTGGGGCCTCGATTTCGATCACACCGGTCCGTCCGAGGTTGAAGGCAGTGGCGAACTCCCACCTGCCCACGCGGTCTGGAATACCGCGCCCAAATACCGGTTCGAATTGAAATACCCACGCGGCATAACCATGACAATTGCCGGTGGCCATCCCGATATCAAAACCGGAGTGAAATGGATTGGCACCGAGGGCTGGGTGTGGGTCGACCGCGGTGGATTCGACGCATCGAATCCAGCGTGGAAGCAGGGCAAATACCTGCCGCGGGAACTGCGCAAGGTCAAGCTATATACGTCATCGGATCATCAACAAAACTTCCTGGATTGCATAAAGACGCGTCAAGCGACTGTCACGCCCGTTGAGGTCGGACATAACTCTGCGCTACCCGGGCACCTTTGCCTTATCTCGATGCTCACTGGAAAAAAGATCCGGTGGGATGCGAAGGAAGAGAAGATCATCGGCGATCCGGAAGCGAGCAAGTTGATGACACGCGAATACCGAGGACCTTGGAAGATGAGCTAGCGCCGTCTCTGCCCACCGGTCCTCTTTCCGCTGAGTACCAGATTCGCAATGAGTTCGAAAATTCGAGGTTTAGTCAGGGGTTCCGGCCGACGATAGAATGGCCGTTCAATTGGAGGTATATGCGACCCATAACACGCAGGAACTTTATTGGGGGGGCAGCCGCAGTTGCTGCTTTTTCTTCAACAAAGTTCTCGTTTGGAATGCCATTGGAACTAACGACGGGCATCCAGTTGTACAGCGTGCGCCAGCAGATGGCAAAGGACTTTGAGGGGACTCTGGCCGCAGTTCGCGCGGCAGGGTACCTCGAGGTGGAATCTGCTTCGCTGCCGAAGAAGCCCGCGTCCGAAATTCGCAAAGCGCTTGACCAGGCTGGACTAAAGTGTGTGAGTTCGCACCGCTCGTTTACCGATGTCACCCGAGATCTGGATGCCACGACCGAGTTTGAGAAGACCATTGGCGTGAGCTACATCATCTGTCCGGGACCGGGACGCAAGAACCCTCCAGCTTCGGGCACAAACGCGGCTCCTCTTACGGTCGATGACTGGAAATACAACGCCGAAGAGTTCAACAAGGCGGGCGAGAAACTGAAAAAGGCAGGCATCAACTTCGGTTATCACAACCACTGGGTCGAGTTTCAGCCGGTCGAAGGCAAAGTGCCCTACGAGGTGCTGCTGGAACTCTGCGAGCCCGACAAAGCGACCTTCGAGATGGACTGCGGTTGGGTGAGGGTTGCAGGCCAGGACCCCGCCGTTCTAATGAAGAAATATCCGCAGCGGTTCTCCATGCTTCACGTGAAAGACTTCCATCTTCCACCGAACGTTTCGTTTGCGACGCACGAGGAAGCGAAAGTGACGGAGCTTGGCCGCGGATCGATCGACTACCGGCCGATCTTTGCGCAGGCAGCAGAAAACCAGAAGATTACACATGCCTTCGTCGAGCAGGAGGCCTTTGACATTCCGTGGCAGGAGTCGCTGAAGGTGGATGCAGACTACCTGAAAAGCCTTTCTATTTAGCGCATCTCCACCGCCCGAGGGTACATGGCTGCTTCAACTGAAATAAAAACGCTCCCTGTTCGTAAAGTCGCATGGGACTTCACATTTGCTTTTCTGTCTTTGCGATTTTGGCTCGGTGTTCGAGCCTTGTTCGTCGGCATTCAGAAATATGCCGCCTATAAATCCGTTGCAATGCCTCTTATCGATCCTTCGACCGGCCAGCCGGATGCAAGCGGCGTGATGGTCAACGTGAGCGTGAAGTCCTACGCGTTGGCAAATTACGCGGGAATCCCTGTTGGACTCAGAGACAAGTTCGCTCATGACCCGCTCTTCCCGAAATTTGCATTGACGTTGTTCGATCGCATGCTTGGCCCGGCCTTCATTTTGACCGGAATTATGCTTATCATCGGCCTCGGTACACGTGTCTCATTGCTTGTACAAGGATTGCTCTTCATCGCGCTGACGGTCGGACTGGTTCTGATTGATGCGAACGACGGCGTGG
It encodes:
- a CDS encoding sugar phosphate isomerase/epimerase produces the protein MRTISRRTFVKQAGICVTLGELLLSADKMAYANPLGLPICCQTWPVRSMIANDFPGTLKQLAAAGFQGIEMCSPVGYADSGFGGLRKYSGRELRSIIQDAGLTCVSSHFSLDELRKDQDGRIAWAKDVGMTQMLVASLGGPKNPTMDDVKRAAEEYEKIGERAAAAGVVQGLHNEGFECTTVDGQRTYDLLFKLLDPKAVQFQFQVSTISEGFDAAEYFLKYPGRFISMHVQGWSAKTRSIVPVGQGTLDWKKIFAAAKTGGIKNYFVEMDLPLMKASVPYLHQLQV
- a CDS encoding Gfo/Idh/MocA family oxidoreductase, whose protein sequence is MMNRRTFLETASASACFTILPRHVLAGSGVVPPSDKITVAHIGTGTEGLREMPRLMAVPEVQIVAVCDPSKHAIGYRDWGTDDLLNELRTVLDKPEWMAGTEGTVPGGRDVAKNFVETYYATEQGGAFKGCSAYADFRELLDKEKDVDAVKIMTPDHLHGIISIACMKRGKHVIMHKPIANRLREAKLVIDTARETGVATHFMPWEANGSMDQVMAWINGGAIGDLREIHNWTNRPVWPQYTSVPTASTPVPEGFEWDLWLGPEAERPYSPDYTHMVFRGWYDFGGGSMADMGHYSLWTVFNALELGSPISVEPMLTHTCGLKNGIAYTVNNDFSFPTASTVRFKYPASGKRPAVDLVWYDGGMRPPAPELEMDKEEVPIEGMMFVGSKGKILAGFQLEDPHLMPQGSMPKDLVTPVRGRGQRGAVPSGMRQWIEAVRGGPQSPSSFLNAGPISEAVNLYAVALRTGKKLLYDGQSQKVTNVAEADKYLSREYRKGWDPRAL
- a CDS encoding Gfo/Idh/MocA family oxidoreductase, producing the protein MPDQSAPESLSRSFNRRRFLKAAGSAAILPAALRSLGAQTPATSPNNRINLGVIGMGWQGPGNTEAFLTLSDCQVVAACDIDANHLQAAVKKINDAYGNEDCKGYHDYRELLARDDIDAVMIAVPDHWHEIVATEAARRKKDIYGEKPLAHTIAEQQSIVRAVQQNRIIWQMGSWQRSVPMFHKAAEIVRNGLIGDVTHVEVGLPGGNSDFDEVGKKALADLASGGQSVASLEQVVQGSPAWNLLVTDPPKELDYEMWIGPSKMEPYIRARSHKSWRWNYNTGGGELLDWIGHHCDIAHWGLDFDHTGPSEVEGSGELPPAHAVWNTAPKYRFELKYPRGITMTIAGGHPDIKTGVKWIGTEGWVWVDRGGFDASNPAWKQGKYLPRELRKVKLYTSSDHQQNFLDCIKTRQATVTPVEVGHNSALPGHLCLISMLTGKKIRWDAKEEKIIGDPEASKLMTREYRGPWKMS
- a CDS encoding TIM barrel protein — protein: MPLELTTGIQLYSVRQQMAKDFEGTLAAVRAAGYLEVESASLPKKPASEIRKALDQAGLKCVSSHRSFTDVTRDLDATTEFEKTIGVSYIICPGPGRKNPPASGTNAAPLTVDDWKYNAEEFNKAGEKLKKAGINFGYHNHWVEFQPVEGKVPYEVLLELCEPDKATFEMDCGWVRVAGQDPAVLMKKYPQRFSMLHVKDFHLPPNVSFATHEEAKVTELGRGSIDYRPIFAQAAENQKITHAFVEQEAFDIPWQESLKVDADYLKSLSI